The Leifsonia williamsii genome includes a region encoding these proteins:
- a CDS encoding PIN domain-containing protein produces the protein MTREARTASSRPAGPALLDTSVLISGLSEEMIDRIELYRSSMICRAELAQGLAAFEKDPSRFAQLAIRRELLRLLDSIPGFWLEFDRAASDAYGSLTAEPKTALPLKDALIAAHALAAGLPLLTEDAGFSRFPSVDVRRLR, from the coding sequence ATGACCCGGGAGGCTCGCACGGCGTCGTCCCGGCCGGCCGGACCGGCGCTGCTCGACACCAGCGTCCTCATCTCCGGGCTCTCCGAAGAGATGATCGACCGCATCGAGCTGTACCGGTCGTCGATGATCTGCCGTGCCGAGCTGGCACAGGGGCTCGCCGCCTTCGAGAAGGACCCCTCGCGATTCGCGCAACTGGCCATCCGCCGGGAGCTGCTGCGGCTGCTCGACTCGATCCCGGGCTTCTGGTTGGAATTCGATCGTGCCGCCTCCGACGCCTATGGATCACTCACCGCCGAACCGAAGACGGCGCTCCCGCTGAAGGATGCCCTGATCGCTGCCCACGCTCTTGCCGCCGGGCTCCCGCTGTTGACCGAGGATGCGGGGTTCAGCCGCTTCCCCTCCGTCGACGTCCGACGACTCCGGTAG